A window of the Brassica oleracea var. oleracea cultivar TO1000 chromosome C1, BOL, whole genome shotgun sequence genome harbors these coding sequences:
- the LOC106293987 gene encoding LOW QUALITY PROTEIN: probable disease resistance protein At1g58602 (The sequence of the model RefSeq protein was modified relative to this genomic sequence to represent the inferred CDS: inserted 2 bases in 1 codon; substituted 1 base at 1 genomic stop codon): protein MPEELLSFAVQKLWDLLSQEFFFCQGKRXYEQFKGVKGQVTSLKSDLNLLKSFLKDANAKKQTSEVVKNCVDMIKEIIYDAEYIIETFIIKDELGKDGGIKKRIRRLACIIPERREIALEIESLSKRISKVICDMEKFGVQKIIADVRDPQPSQQRVEFARKYESNLVGLEENVEKLVGHLVGEEDVQVVSMTGMGGLGKTTLARQAFNHDKVKSKFDRLVWVCVTQLCDPMIVWQAIFRTLRPNEEENKILGMKKATLQDQLFQLLETFKSLIVFDDIWKEEDWKLIKPIFPHNKGSKVLLTSRNERVAGRGETYINFRPDFLSDENSWTVFQRIAMASKVTSEPTKDDEKMEEMGKKMIKHCQRLPLAIRVLGGLLTENYTVHYWKQVSENIGPHLHDNNSLNSILSLRFEELPGYLKHCFLYFAHFREDYEIDIENLSYYWAADGILRYSDGETIQDVGESYIDELVRRSMVISERDNATSRFEKCCLHDLMRELCMSKAKEENFLSPSAHPQSLSVSQRFFTHDPYTLDVEREINNSKVRSLVVVQKVVLPNSWMFARNWKLSSIIFTRLQLLRILHVYKAEFEGRKLPDSIGKLIHLRYLNIEAAGVSHLPASLRNLKLLIYLNLNVNNSFTFVPNVLMEMIGLRYLILPETMNMKTKLELSQLVKLETSENFSTXCCNLEDLRGMARLKTLVIALRGEISLENLSASIGGLGRLENLTVDYYGAKGRQEWIILDFNNLRELSLSIKIMLSAQLQFPSRITRLSLEFCSLVEDPMPVLEKLSQLKFVTLGSHSFLGRRMVCSAGVFPQLQKLELFGLVELEEWIIEEGSMPVLHTLQIDGCKKLNKLPDGLQLITSLKKLTLRVMGNQWNERLSEGGEDYYKVQHIPSVSV, encoded by the exons ATGCCAGAGGAACTTCTGTCGTTTGCAGTACAAAAGCTTTGGGACCTACTAAGCCAAGAATTTTTTTTTTGCCAAGGAAAAAGGT AATACGAACAATTTAAAGGAGTTAAAGGTCAAGTAACTTCACTAAAAAGCGATCTAAACTTGTTGAAGTCATTTTTGAAAGATGCAAACGCTAAGAAACAGACAAGTGAAGTGGTGAAAAACTGTGTGGACATGATCAAGGAAATTATTTATGATGCGGAATATATAATAGAAACGTTTATTATAAAAGACGAACTCGGAAAAGATGGTGGCATCAAGAAGCGTATCAGAAGACTTGCTTGCATTATTCCAGAACGCAGGGAAATCGCATTAGAAATTGAAAGCTTAAGTAAGAGGATATCCAAGGTGATATGTGATATGGAAAAGTTTGGAGTACAAAAGATTATTGCCGATGTGAGGGATCCACAACCTTCTCAACAAAGAGTAGAATTTGCTAGAAAGTACGAAAGCAATCTTGTGGGGCTGGAAGAAAATGTTGAGAAATTGGTTGGACATTTGGTGGGAGAAGAAGATGTTCAAGTTGTTTCTATGACCGGGATGGGTGGCCTTGGGAAAACAACCCTTGCTAGACAAGCTTTTAATCACGACAAGGTTAAAAGTAAGTTTGATAGACTTGTATGGGTGTGTGTTACACAACTTTGTGACCCGATGATTGTGTGGCAAGCAATCTTTCGCACTCTAAGACCCAATGAAGAAGAAAACAAAATCTTGGGGATGAAAAAAGCTACACTTCAGGACCAACTCTTTCAGTTGTTGGAAACATTTAAATCATTAATTGTCTTTGATGATATATGGAAAGAAGAAGATTGGAAACTAATCAAGCCAATATTTCCACACAATAAAG GTTCGAAGGTGCTACTCACTTCTCGAAATGAAAGAGTCGCAGGACGTGGAGAAACATATATCAACTTTAGACCAGACTTCCTATCTGATGAAAATAGCTGGACAGTTTTCCAAAGAATAGCGATGGCTAGTAAAGTTACATCTG AACCGACGAAGGATGATGAGAAAATGGAAGAGATGGGTAAGAAAATGATCAAACATTGTCAGAGATTGCCTTTGGCCATCAGAGTGTTAGGAGGTTTGTTGACTGAAAACTACACAGTGCACTATTGGAAACAAGTATCTGAGAATATTGGACCTCATTTACATGACAACAATTCATTAAATAGTATATTGTCTCTGCGCTTTGAAGAGTTGCCTGGTTATTTGAAGCATTGCTTCCTCTACTTTGCCCATTTCCGAGAAGATTATGAGATAGATATAGAAAATCTGTCCTATTACTGGGCTGCAGATGGAATACTCAGGTATAGCGATGGAGAGACCATTCAAGACGTTGGAGAAAGCTACATAGATGAGTTGGTGAGGAGAAGCATGGTTATTTCTGAAAGAGACAATGCCACTTCGAGATTTGAAAAATGCTGTTTGCATGATTTGATGAGAGAACTTTGTATGTCTAAAGCCAAAGAAGAGAACTTCCTCTCCCCGAGTGCGCACCCCCAGTCTCTTAGTGTATCTCAGAGATTTTTCACTCATGATCCCTATACATTAGATGTTGAGAGAGAGATAAATAATTCAAAGGTTCGATCTCTCGTGGTTGTCCAAAAGGTAGTGCTTCCAAATAGCTGGATGTTTGCACGTAACTGGAAGCTTTCAAGTATAATCTTTACAAGGTTACAGCTGTTGAGGATATTACATGTCTATAAAGCTGAATTCGAAGGAAGGAAGCTACCGGATAGCATTGGAAAACTCATCCACTTAAGATATCTGAACATAGAAGCTGCGGGGGTATCTCATCTACCCGCTTCTCTACGAAATCTGAAGTTGCTGATATACCTAAACTTAAATGTAAACAATAGTTTCACATTCGTGCCCAATGTCTTGATGGAGATGATAGGATTGAGGTACCTTATTTTACCAGAAACTATGAATATGAAGACAAAGTTGGAATTGAGTCAGCTAGTAAAGTTGGAGACGTCGGAGAATTTTTCAAC GTGTTGCAATTTAGAGGATCTCCGTGGTATGGCCAGATTGAAGACCCTTGTAATCGCTTTAAGAGGTGAGATCAGCTTAGAAAATTTGTCTGCATCGATAGGTGGACTGGGACGCTTGGAAAATCTTACTGTAGACTATTATGGGGCTAAGGGGAGACAAGAATGGATAATACTGGATTTCAATAATCTCAGAGAGCTGTCGTTGAGTATAAAGATTATGTTATCTGCTCAACTACAATTCCCTTCTCGCATTACAAGGCTGTCTCTAGAATTCTGCAGTTTGGTGGAGGATCCGATGCCCGTTCTAGAGAAGTTGAGCCAATTGAAATTTGTTACACTTGGGTCTCATTCCTTCCTTGGGAGGAGAATGGTTTGCTCGGCTGGTGTGTTTCCACAATTGCAGAAGCTAGAATTATTTGGATTAGTGGAGTTGGAAGAGTGGATAATAGAAGAAGGCTCCATGCCCGTTCTTCATACTCTCCAAATTGATGGCTGTAAGAAGTTAAATAAGCTTCCTGATGGGCTACAGTTAATCACTTCCTTAAAGAAGCTGACTTTACGTGTAATGGGAAATCAATGGAATGAGAGATTGTCGGAAGGAGGAGAAGATTATTACAAAGTTCAACACATCCCTTCCGTCAGTGTCTAA
- the LOC106342629 gene encoding phosphoglycerate mutase-like protein 2, with the protein MNSTLLFPHSISISSVSHLPSPRTLSPRCCCNSIPSQDMEAKPSQGLYPLHRCKTIHLVRHAQGVHNVEGEKNHDAYFSEDLFDAHLTPLGWQQVDNLRKHVKASGISNRIELVVVSSLLRTLQTAVGTFGGEGYIDGVDAPPLMKAGAGDSDRPAISSLNRPPFIAVESCREHLGVHPCDRRSSITKYSELFPAVDFSLVETDEDVLWKPDIREEDKDIAARGVKFMNWLSTRKEKEIAVVTHSGFLYHTLNSFGNDCVPSVKSEISSHFANCELRSVVLVDKCMIGSDPPVTNYPGRSSE; encoded by the exons ATGAACTCAACTCTTTTATTTCCCCACTCCATTTCCATTTCCTCTGTTTCTCATCTTCCATCGCCTCGGACGCTCTCTCCTCGTTGTTGTTGCAACTCTATTCCTTCTCAAG ATATGGAGGCAAAACCAAGTCAAGGCCTTTACCCACTTCATCGTTGCAAAACCATACATCTG GTGAGACATGCTCAAGGGGTTCATAACGTAGAAGGAGAGAAGAACCATGATGCTTACTTTTCTGAGGATCTATTTGATGCACATCTTACACCTCTCGGATGGCAACAG GTTGACAATTTACGCAAGCACGTTAAGGCAAGTGGAATCTCTAACAGAATTGAGTTGGTTGTTGTGTCTTCCCTACTCAG GACTTTGCAAACTGCAGTTGGAACTTTTGGAGGGGAAGGTTATATAGATGGCGTTGATGCACCTCCGCTTATGAAGGCAGGTGCAGGAGACAGCGACCGTCCTGCTATATCAAGCTTAAATCGTCCACCGTTCATTGCAGTTGAATCTTGCCGAGAACATTTG GGTGTTCATCCTTGTGACAGAAGAAGCAGTATCACCAAGTACAGCGAGTTATTCCCTGCAGTTGATTTTTCATTG GTAGAAACTGACGAAGATGTTTTGTGGAAGCCTGATATCAGAGAGGAGGACAAAGATATCGCAGCCAGAGGGGTGAAATTCATGAACTG GTTGAGTACAAGGAAAGAAAAGGAAATTGCAGTTGTTACTCACAGTGGGTTCTTGTATCATACATTGAACTCATTTGGAAACGATTGTGTTCCATCTGTGAAAAGCGAGATATCTTCACA TTTCGCTAACTGTGAGCTTCGTTCAGTAGTTCTTGTGGATAAATG CATGATCGGTTCAGATCCTCCTGTGACTAACTATCCCGGAAGATCTTCCGAGTGA